Proteins encoded by one window of Castor canadensis chromosome 2, mCasCan1.hap1v2, whole genome shotgun sequence:
- the Epb42 gene encoding protein 4.2 isoform X1, whose protein sequence is MEGLGEEKPAGKLTEQWRENFYYLQILKSIDVLYHFLSGRQIWREIPETTVPGRHFLCSRGLEQPSAMGQALGIKSCDFQAAKNNEEHHTKAISARHLVVRRGQPFTITLYFHRPVHTFLSTLKKVVLVAQTGKQPSQTDRTQATFPISSLGDQKQWRAVVKERDDQFWTISVTSPADAVIGHYSLLLQVSGRVQYPLGQFTLLFNPWNREDAVFLQNEAQRNEYVLNQNGFIYLGTADYIQEEPWNFGQFERDVMDLSLGLMGVDKHMEKWSQPVYVACLWGALLHALKEKRVLPTPQTQATQERALLNKRRGSAPILRQWFTGQGRPVYEGQAWVLAAVACTVLRFLGIPARVVTTFASAQDTGGSLLVDEYYNGEGLQNGEGQRGRIWIFQTSVECWMTRPDLSQGYNGWQVLYPRAPSGGGVLGSCDLVPVRAVKEGALEVTPVVSDLFAMVNSSCVVWKCCEDGKLELTNSNTKYVGNNISTKVVGSDRCEDITQNYKYPAGSLQEKEVLERVQKERMRQGKDNGIRCLSLQPADSFYLFLEAPSSLPLRGDAQLSVTLVNPSDQEKEVQLVIGAQAVYYNGVFAAELWREKQSLRLGANQVVRITTSLSFSCFERNPPENSFLRLTAVATHSESSLSCFAQEDIAICRPHLIIKMPETAERYRPLTVSVSIHNSLDCPMEECVISIFGRGLIHKERRYRLGPVWPGNTLCTQFQFVPTELGLQRLMVEMDCNMFQNLISHRSVTVVAPEPSA, encoded by the exons ATGGAAGGATTAGGAGAGGAGAAGCCTGCCGGGAAGCTCACAGAGCAGTGGAGAGAAAATTTTTACTATTTACAGATTCTTAAGTCAATAGATGTACTCTATCATTTCCTGTCTGGAAGACAGATTTGGAGAGAGATCCCAGAGACCACAGTTCCAGGCAGGCATTTTCTGTGCTCACGTGGGTTAGAACAGCCTTCAGCCATGGGACAAG CCCTGGGTATCAAGAGCTGTGACTTCCAGGCAGCAAAAAATAATGAGGAGCACCACACCAAGGCCATCAGCGCCCGCCACCTCGTTGTGAGGAGGGGGCAGCCTTTCACCATCACCTTGTACTTCCATCGCCCAGTCCACACATTCCTGTCCACCTTGAAGAAGGTGGTCCTCGTTGCACAAACTG GTAAGCAGCCTTCCCAGACCGACAGGACTCAAGCTACATTCCCCATTTCCTCTCTGGGGGACCAAAAACAGTGGAGAGCAGTGGTCAAGGAGAGAGATGACCAGTTCTGGACCATTTCTGTGACCTCACCTGCTGATGCTGTCATTGGCCACTACTCACTCCTGCTGCAGGTCTCAGGCAGGGTGCAATATCCTTTGGGCCAATTCACACTGCTCTTTAACCCCTGGAATAGAG AGGATGCTGTATTTCTGCAGAATGAGGCTCAACGCAACGAGTACGTGTTGAACCAGAATGGCTTCATCTATCTGGGCACCGCTGACTACATTCAGGAAGAGCCCTGGAACTTTGGCCAG TTCGAGAGGGATGTCATGGACCTCAGCCTGGGCTTGATGGGTGTGGACAAGCATATGGAAAAGTGGAGCCAACCTGTGTATGTGGCCTGTCTGTGGGGCGCCTTG CTGCACGCTCTCAAGGAGAAGAGAGTTCTGCCCACCCCGCAGACCCAGGCCACCCAGGAAAGGGCCTTGCTCAACAAGCGGCGGGGCAGTGCACCCATCCTGCGGCAGTGGTTCACTGGCCAAGGGCGACCCGTGTATGAGGGTCAGGCCTGGGTGTTAGCAGCTGTTGCTTGCACAG TACTGCGATTCCTGGGGATCCCAGCCCGTGTTGTCACCACATTCGCCTCAGCTCAGGACACTGGTGGGAGCCTGTTGGTGGATGAATATTACAATGGGGAGGGGCTCCAGAATGGAGAAGGCCAGAGAGGCCGCATCTG GATTTTCCAGACTTCAGTAGAGTGCTGGATGACCAGGcctgatttgtcccagggttaTAATGGATGGCAGGTTCTATACCCAAGAGCTCCGAGTGGAGGTGGAG TTCTGGGGTCCTGTGATCTGGTCCCAGTCAGAGCAGTCAAAGAGGGAGCACTGGAGGTGACCCCTGTGGTGTCAGACCTTTTTGCCATGGTGAACTCCTCATGCGTGGTCTGGAAGTGCTGTGAGGATGGGAAATTGGAATTGACCAACTCCAACACAAAATATGTTGGTAACAACATCAGCACAAAGGTTGTGGGCAGTGACCGTTGTGAGGACATCACCCAGAACTACAAGTACCCTGCAG GATCTCTTCAAGAAAAAGAGGTGCTGGAGAGAGtccagaaagagagaatgagacagGGGAAAGACAATGGCATCCGTTGTCTCAGTCTCCAGCCGGCTGATTCTTTCTACCTGTTCTTAGAGGCACCCAGCTCCCTCCCCCTGAGAGGGGATGCCCAACTCTCAGTAACCCTGGTTAATCCCAGTGACCAGGAAAAGGAGGTGCAGCTGGTGATTGGGGCCCAGGCTGTATACTACAATGGAGTCTTTGCTGCTGAGCTCTGGAGGGAGAAGCAGTCCCTGAGACTCGGGGCCAACCAAG TTGTGAGAATAACCACCAGCCTGTCCTTCTCCTGTTTTGAGCGAAACCCACCTGAGAACAGCTTCCTCAGACTCACTGCAGTGGCTACACACTCTGAGTCCAGCCTCAGCTGCTTTGCTCAGGAAGACATTGCCATTTGTAGACCACACCTCATCATCAAG ATGCCAGAGACAGCAGAAAGGTATCGACCTCTTACGGTCTCAGTCAGCATCCATAACTCCCTGGACTGCCCCATGGAGGAATGTGTGATCTCCATCTTTGGAAGGGGACTCATCCACAAAGAGAGGAGATACAG
- the Epb42 gene encoding protein 4.2 isoform X2 yields MEGLGEEKPAGKLTEQWRENFYYLQILKSIDVLYHFLSGRQIWREIPETTVPGRHFLCSRGLEQPSAMGQALGIKSCDFQAAKNNEEHHTKAISARHLVVRRGQPFTITLYFHRPVHTFLSTLKKVVLVAQTGKQPSQTDRTQATFPISSLGDQKQWRAVVKERDDQFWTISVTSPADAVIGHYSLLLQVSGRVQYPLGQFTLLFNPWNREDAVFLQNEAQRNEYVLNQNGFIYLGTADYIQEEPWNFGQFERDVMDLSLGLMGVDKHMEKWSQPVYVACLWGALLHALKEKRVLPTPQTQATQERALLNKRRGSAPILRQWFTGQGRPVYEGQAWVLAAVACTVLRFLGIPARVVTTFASAQDTGGSLLVDEYYNGEGLQNGEGQRGRIWIFQTSVECWMTRPDLSQGYNGWQVLYPRAPSGGGVLGSCDLVPVRAVKEGALEVTPVVSDLFAMVNSSCVVWKCCEDGKLELTNSNTKYVGNNISTKVVGSDRCEDITQNYKYPAGSLQEKEVLERVQKERMRQGKDNGIRCLSLQPADSFYLFLEAPSSLPLRGDAQLSVTLVNPSDQEKEVQLVIGAQAVYYNGVFAAELWREKQSLRLGANQVVRITTSLSFSCFERNPPENSFLRLTAVATHSESSLSCFAQEDIAICRPHLIIKMPETAERYRPLTVSVSIHNSLDCPMEECVISIFGRGLIHKERRYSNVLMMFISSWSSSSSKQRPVTRTSRAMYLGQN; encoded by the exons ATGGAAGGATTAGGAGAGGAGAAGCCTGCCGGGAAGCTCACAGAGCAGTGGAGAGAAAATTTTTACTATTTACAGATTCTTAAGTCAATAGATGTACTCTATCATTTCCTGTCTGGAAGACAGATTTGGAGAGAGATCCCAGAGACCACAGTTCCAGGCAGGCATTTTCTGTGCTCACGTGGGTTAGAACAGCCTTCAGCCATGGGACAAG CCCTGGGTATCAAGAGCTGTGACTTCCAGGCAGCAAAAAATAATGAGGAGCACCACACCAAGGCCATCAGCGCCCGCCACCTCGTTGTGAGGAGGGGGCAGCCTTTCACCATCACCTTGTACTTCCATCGCCCAGTCCACACATTCCTGTCCACCTTGAAGAAGGTGGTCCTCGTTGCACAAACTG GTAAGCAGCCTTCCCAGACCGACAGGACTCAAGCTACATTCCCCATTTCCTCTCTGGGGGACCAAAAACAGTGGAGAGCAGTGGTCAAGGAGAGAGATGACCAGTTCTGGACCATTTCTGTGACCTCACCTGCTGATGCTGTCATTGGCCACTACTCACTCCTGCTGCAGGTCTCAGGCAGGGTGCAATATCCTTTGGGCCAATTCACACTGCTCTTTAACCCCTGGAATAGAG AGGATGCTGTATTTCTGCAGAATGAGGCTCAACGCAACGAGTACGTGTTGAACCAGAATGGCTTCATCTATCTGGGCACCGCTGACTACATTCAGGAAGAGCCCTGGAACTTTGGCCAG TTCGAGAGGGATGTCATGGACCTCAGCCTGGGCTTGATGGGTGTGGACAAGCATATGGAAAAGTGGAGCCAACCTGTGTATGTGGCCTGTCTGTGGGGCGCCTTG CTGCACGCTCTCAAGGAGAAGAGAGTTCTGCCCACCCCGCAGACCCAGGCCACCCAGGAAAGGGCCTTGCTCAACAAGCGGCGGGGCAGTGCACCCATCCTGCGGCAGTGGTTCACTGGCCAAGGGCGACCCGTGTATGAGGGTCAGGCCTGGGTGTTAGCAGCTGTTGCTTGCACAG TACTGCGATTCCTGGGGATCCCAGCCCGTGTTGTCACCACATTCGCCTCAGCTCAGGACACTGGTGGGAGCCTGTTGGTGGATGAATATTACAATGGGGAGGGGCTCCAGAATGGAGAAGGCCAGAGAGGCCGCATCTG GATTTTCCAGACTTCAGTAGAGTGCTGGATGACCAGGcctgatttgtcccagggttaTAATGGATGGCAGGTTCTATACCCAAGAGCTCCGAGTGGAGGTGGAG TTCTGGGGTCCTGTGATCTGGTCCCAGTCAGAGCAGTCAAAGAGGGAGCACTGGAGGTGACCCCTGTGGTGTCAGACCTTTTTGCCATGGTGAACTCCTCATGCGTGGTCTGGAAGTGCTGTGAGGATGGGAAATTGGAATTGACCAACTCCAACACAAAATATGTTGGTAACAACATCAGCACAAAGGTTGTGGGCAGTGACCGTTGTGAGGACATCACCCAGAACTACAAGTACCCTGCAG GATCTCTTCAAGAAAAAGAGGTGCTGGAGAGAGtccagaaagagagaatgagacagGGGAAAGACAATGGCATCCGTTGTCTCAGTCTCCAGCCGGCTGATTCTTTCTACCTGTTCTTAGAGGCACCCAGCTCCCTCCCCCTGAGAGGGGATGCCCAACTCTCAGTAACCCTGGTTAATCCCAGTGACCAGGAAAAGGAGGTGCAGCTGGTGATTGGGGCCCAGGCTGTATACTACAATGGAGTCTTTGCTGCTGAGCTCTGGAGGGAGAAGCAGTCCCTGAGACTCGGGGCCAACCAAG TTGTGAGAATAACCACCAGCCTGTCCTTCTCCTGTTTTGAGCGAAACCCACCTGAGAACAGCTTCCTCAGACTCACTGCAGTGGCTACACACTCTGAGTCCAGCCTCAGCTGCTTTGCTCAGGAAGACATTGCCATTTGTAGACCACACCTCATCATCAAG ATGCCAGAGACAGCAGAAAGGTATCGACCTCTTACGGTCTCAGTCAGCATCCATAACTCCCTGGACTGCCCCATGGAGGAATGTGTGATCTCCATCTTTGGAAGGGGACTCATCCACAAAGAGAGGAGATACAG